A window from Roseburia sp. 499 encodes these proteins:
- a CDS encoding lysozyme inhibitor LprI family protein: MKRKLCIMIVGALSAATLLIGCGEQKDEGVKSTPSSENVDVTDEAEPEGKEAPEDLEEPEEPEEAITVSIQDEIAEVEEKSVAKDEEINDSMTQTEMNINAADKYKIWDDELNSLWDRLTEELDEKRKEQVLEEQRQWITKKEHAVAVAGVEAFGGSMQPLLESCTAADITRARVYVLAGYLAEVRGESFVISDEIAAELAIADPDLDTVFASFEGQWFFDENRGAVVCVEKFEDSAFLAEDFEGNPTWVVWVTGGDVLTDTDVYSYSSDAITFQKGDAFYELKYNMEGKVQLAFGYALEAMDDVIVCD, from the coding sequence ATGAAAAGAAAATTATGTATTATGATAGTAGGAGCGCTTAGTGCCGCTACATTACTTATTGGCTGCGGAGAGCAGAAAGACGAAGGAGTGAAGTCAACACCTTCATCAGAGAATGTTGACGTGACAGATGAAGCAGAGCCGGAAGGGAAAGAAGCACCGGAAGACCTAGAAGAGCCGGAAGAACCGGAAGAGGCGATAACTGTTTCTATCCAAGATGAGATAGCAGAGGTAGAAGAAAAATCAGTTGCAAAGGATGAGGAAATAAATGACAGTATGACTCAGACGGAAATGAATATAAATGCTGCTGATAAGTACAAGATATGGGATGATGAACTCAATAGCCTTTGGGACCGACTCACTGAGGAATTAGATGAAAAACGTAAGGAGCAAGTACTCGAAGAGCAGCGTCAGTGGATTACCAAAAAAGAACATGCAGTAGCTGTTGCCGGAGTAGAAGCTTTTGGAGGAAGTATGCAGCCGTTATTGGAGTCTTGTACTGCGGCTGACATAACTAGAGCAAGAGTTTATGTATTAGCCGGATATTTGGCAGAAGTTAGAGGTGAAAGCTTCGTAATATCAGATGAAATAGCTGCGGAACTTGCGATAGCAGATCCAGATCTTGATACAGTATTTGCCAGCTTTGAGGGGCAATGGTTCTTTGATGAAAACAGGGGTGCAGTTGTTTGTGTTGAAAAATTTGAGGATTCAGCATTTTTAGCAGAAGATTTTGAAGGAAATCCAACATGGGTAGTATGGGTAACCGGTGGTGATGTACTTACGGACACCGATGTATATAGCTATTCATCAGATGCAATTACCTTCCAAAAGGGAGATGCGTTTTATGAGTTAAAATACAATATGGAAGGAAAGGTACAGTTGGCTTTTGGCTATGCACTTGAGGCTATGGATGATGTAATTGTATGTGATTGA
- a CDS encoding methyl-accepting chemotaxis protein, producing MNLRTKLSIMFGTVVFGTVSIIGIVTYNKNVDMGTVEAQKTMQVSAELASKEIEEKLADFMKMAQVSGYDIVLADSDQDAVVSAQVDNLAANYGFTSGNILDVNGISRKDGTDFSDRDYVKKALAGEVNISDLTLSKYTGNYGFSVASPVYRGNLNINGVVYYRMDVDFMSEILNQIEISEGSYTYLVDGSGMVIVHPDASLIGTYNITDKKDGIGNISDKILAQESGAGEYSEKDEDYLCGYSPVAGTNGWTIVVAAPKADFMGAANDTMRTLLVVDVLALVISLILATLFASRIGKAVHKVSQTLTSLSEGDLEHQIEESKRKDEVGQLQNSARELQQTFKEIIHETNTILGGMANYDLTKDAMNSYPGDFNQLSDAVNRIRDILQKLIRVVQESANSVGTGSSELADAAEAVATGTTTQASSINQLVLNVEEMTECIVRNSDSEERVQKRLQELETLIINGNSEMEQLCDVVSQVENMSSDIKDISGTIESIAFQINILALNASVEAARVGESGQGFAVVAGEVGNLAAKTTDSSKQIAELITNCLEKIESAMTCADSTAKCLKDIVENSEQISKAFTDITADTKEQADKSSRIKMEISNISDVVQVNSATAEETAAATMNLSEQAQNLSKLISKFRV from the coding sequence ATGAATCTTAGAACGAAACTTTCGATTATGTTTGGTACTGTTGTCTTTGGTACTGTTTCGATTATTGGAATAGTAACATACAATAAAAATGTGGATATGGGAACCGTAGAAGCCCAGAAAACTATGCAGGTTTCGGCTGAGTTGGCGTCAAAAGAGATAGAGGAGAAACTGGCTGATTTTATGAAGATGGCTCAGGTGTCCGGATACGATATCGTATTAGCAGATTCAGACCAGGATGCTGTTGTATCAGCACAGGTAGACAACCTGGCAGCTAACTATGGATTTACCAGTGGAAATATCCTTGATGTTAACGGAATTAGTCGTAAAGATGGTACGGATTTCAGCGACCGTGATTATGTTAAAAAGGCATTGGCTGGTGAGGTTAATATCTCTGATTTAACGTTGAGTAAATATACCGGTAATTATGGATTTAGTGTGGCTTCTCCTGTTTACAGAGGAAATCTGAACATAAATGGTGTGGTTTATTATCGCATGGATGTTGATTTCATGAGTGAGATTCTCAATCAAATTGAGATTAGTGAGGGAAGTTATACCTATTTAGTAGATGGAAGCGGAATGGTAATCGTTCATCCGGATGCATCCCTGATAGGAACCTACAATATTACGGATAAGAAAGACGGCATTGGAAACATTTCTGATAAAATATTAGCGCAGGAGAGCGGTGCCGGAGAGTACAGTGAAAAAGATGAGGACTATTTGTGCGGATATAGTCCGGTTGCCGGCACGAATGGCTGGACGATTGTGGTGGCAGCTCCAAAAGCAGATTTTATGGGGGCAGCAAACGATACCATGCGGACTCTTTTGGTAGTAGATGTTCTGGCTTTGGTTATTTCCCTTATCTTAGCAACATTATTTGCAAGTAGAATTGGAAAAGCTGTGCATAAGGTTAGCCAGACATTGACTTCTCTTTCTGAGGGTGATTTAGAACACCAGATTGAGGAAAGCAAACGTAAGGATGAGGTAGGGCAACTGCAGAACTCTGCCAGAGAGTTACAGCAGACCTTTAAGGAGATAATCCATGAAACCAATACGATTTTGGGTGGAATGGCAAATTACGATTTGACAAAGGACGCTATGAATTCCTATCCGGGAGATTTTAATCAGTTATCAGATGCGGTAAATCGTATCAGAGATATTTTGCAGAAGCTTATTAGGGTGGTACAGGAATCGGCGAACTCTGTCGGAACGGGTTCCAGTGAATTAGCAGATGCAGCAGAAGCAGTAGCAACAGGTACTACCACACAAGCATCCTCTATCAATCAGTTAGTATTAAACGTTGAGGAAATGACAGAGTGTATTGTGCGTAATTCAGATAGTGAAGAACGGGTGCAGAAGCGTTTACAGGAATTAGAAACCCTGATTATAAACGGAAATAGTGAAATGGAGCAGTTATGTGATGTAGTCAGTCAGGTAGAAAATATGTCCTCTGATATTAAAGATATTAGTGGTACAATAGAATCCATCGCATTCCAAATTAATATATTAGCATTAAATGCATCTGTGGAGGCAGCCCGTGTTGGAGAGAGTGGACAGGGATTTGCGGTAGTTGCAGGCGAAGTTGGTAATCTGGCAGCTAAGACCACAGACTCCTCTAAGCAGATAGCAGAGCTGATTACGAATTGTCTGGAGAAAATCGAAAGCGCGATGACTTGCGCGGATTCTACGGCAAAATGTCTGAAGGATATTGTTGAAAATTCCGAGCAGATTTCAAAAGCGTTTACCGATATCACAGCAGATACCAAGGAACAGGCGGATAAATCATCACGCATCAAGATGGAGATTTCCAATATTTCAGATGTTGTTCAGGTAAATTCGGCTACCGCCGAGGAGACTGCGGCTGCAACAATGAATTTGTCAGAGCAGGCTCAAAATTTAAGCAAATTGATTTCAAAATTCCGTGTATAG
- a CDS encoding MFS transporter, which produces MFKKLKLDGLDMMSLMNGLVFFAPVALLVRTSAGLSTATFFTLQALLSIVIFFFEIPAGKITDCIGYRKTIIISQILLCFARILLFVSFETGSLAVFVVEAFAEGIAICFSSGTRSAYLYTIMDEEQFVVKTAHISNCGTVGFIVSTVAYAGMYSLVGIQGLLIATVVSSGIGVVAALTIEAEGNRQVEDETVSSRHLRGKLCNKEVALFVLILSCISIGFILINFFYVEKIMELNLREELLTPIILGYSAIQLLSEKILDKIAKRRYVVAFSISFIIAGILMLLFGIVTNMVLIIAIMLVLPLCLDIPVILLDELQNKYVDEIEMGEKRAELLSFFNMGVNLFEIIFLFASAILSDLGISVCFLIIGVIIILMSILFYLTFGVKKKIV; this is translated from the coding sequence ATGTTTAAGAAACTTAAATTAGATGGATTAGATATGATGAGCCTAATGAATGGGCTGGTATTTTTTGCACCCGTAGCGCTCTTAGTAAGAACTTCGGCAGGATTATCAACAGCGACTTTTTTTACCTTGCAGGCATTGCTTTCAATCGTGATATTTTTCTTTGAAATTCCTGCAGGGAAAATTACTGATTGTATAGGTTATCGAAAGACCATTATTATTTCGCAAATTTTGTTATGTTTTGCAAGAATTCTACTGTTTGTTAGTTTTGAGACAGGAAGCTTGGCAGTGTTTGTTGTGGAGGCTTTTGCAGAAGGTATTGCAATCTGCTTCTCTTCAGGTACAAGGAGTGCGTACTTGTATACTATAATGGATGAGGAACAATTTGTTGTAAAAACTGCGCATATATCTAATTGCGGAACTGTTGGATTTATTGTTAGCACTGTTGCATACGCAGGGATGTATTCCTTGGTAGGAATACAAGGGCTATTGATAGCCACTGTAGTCTCAAGCGGCATAGGTGTAGTTGCAGCATTAACTATTGAAGCAGAGGGGAATAGACAGGTAGAAGATGAAACTGTGTCGTCAAGACATCTGAGAGGAAAACTATGCAACAAAGAAGTTGCCCTATTTGTATTAATACTTTCATGTATAAGCATAGGTTTTATTTTGATTAACTTTTTCTATGTTGAAAAGATTATGGAATTAAATCTAAGAGAAGAACTTTTGACGCCAATTATTTTAGGATATTCAGCGATTCAATTATTATCAGAGAAAATTTTGGATAAGATTGCAAAAAGAAGATATGTTGTAGCCTTTTCAATATCTTTTATAATTGCAGGTATCTTGATGTTACTATTTGGAATTGTTACAAATATGGTACTAATCATTGCGATTATGTTAGTTCTTCCGCTTTGCCTTGACATCCCGGTAATACTTTTGGATGAACTGCAAAATAAATATGTCGATGAAATAGAAATGGGAGAAAAAAGGGCTGAACTATTGTCTTTTTTCAATATGGGTGTCAATTTGTTTGAAATTATCTTTTTGTTTGCTTCTGCAATCTTATCAGACTTGGGTATTTCGGTTTGTTTTTTGATTATAGGTGTCATCATTATTCTGATGAGCATTTTATTCTATTTGACTTTTGGAGTGAAAAAGAAGATTGTATAA
- a CDS encoding DUF6070 family protein produces MKKRILVLSIILLFSISGCSTEPHTSEQAEESNNSKTQTLEQSSSVDVEKIEEIYQNIYEDAAEKNAVGDLETVRETVKRLGENDYIAIDRENQVNMTCAEQVVEFCKKVEKQKDAQITIISVNYEGGFTKYDLNTNQGSVDITEEYYTYKNGHLEKTGTTNYPTHSWRYTEEGYLFFEEYHMKGYDGPSGHTAMRVLPLDETYRELNRKYMLPVGYERNNVFLLNWDENGFGEVDFYDVFDKFYKEVYGKSRPYVEAESTEDGAVYRVPKDEFEQVVKAHFNIDSETLQSKTTYFSEDETYEYKPRGWYASESPSNPYPEVVVYNENDDGTITLTVNVVYPDNNTSKVYAHEVVIRPLPDGGYQYVSNHIIPSEDNCEPSWHTDRLTEEEWEEIYGEKKK; encoded by the coding sequence TTGAAAAAACGTATATTAGTCCTTTCAATAATCTTATTGTTTTCTATTTCAGGCTGCAGCACTGAACCACATACATCAGAACAAGCCGAAGAAAGCAATAATAGTAAAACACAGACTTTAGAACAGAGTAGTTCTGTAGATGTAGAAAAAATAGAAGAAATTTATCAGAATATCTATGAAGATGCAGCAGAAAAGAATGCAGTAGGTGACCTTGAAACAGTGCGGGAGACTGTAAAGCGTCTTGGTGAGAATGATTACATTGCAATTGATAGAGAAAATCAAGTTAATATGACATGTGCGGAGCAGGTGGTGGAGTTTTGTAAGAAGGTAGAAAAACAGAAAGACGCACAAATCACCATAATATCTGTTAACTATGAGGGAGGTTTTACAAAATATGATTTGAATACGAATCAGGGAAGTGTAGATATTACAGAGGAATATTACACATATAAAAATGGTCATTTGGAAAAGACAGGTACGACAAATTATCCAACACATTCCTGGCGTTATACAGAGGAAGGGTATTTGTTCTTTGAAGAATATCACATGAAGGGATATGATGGTCCATCCGGTCACACTGCAATGAGAGTACTACCTTTGGATGAAACCTATCGAGAACTAAATCGAAAGTATATGCTTCCGGTTGGGTATGAACGGAATAACGTTTTCCTTTTGAATTGGGATGAGAATGGTTTTGGCGAAGTAGATTTTTATGATGTGTTTGACAAATTCTATAAAGAAGTGTATGGGAAATCGCGACCTTATGTGGAAGCCGAAAGCACTGAAGATGGTGCAGTCTATCGGGTACCCAAGGATGAGTTTGAGCAGGTGGTAAAAGCTCATTTTAATATTGACAGTGAAACCTTGCAGTCTAAAACCACTTATTTTTCGGAAGATGAAACATACGAATATAAACCAAGAGGATGGTATGCCAGCGAGTCACCCAGCAATCCATATCCTGAGGTAGTGGTTTATAATGAGAATGATGATGGAACCATAACACTTACCGTCAATGTGGTATATCCGGATAATAATACGTCTAAAGTATATGCGCATGAGGTTGTTATTCGTCCATTGCCAGATGGCGGATATCAGTATGTATCGAATCACATTATTCCGTCTGAGGACAATTGTGAACCATCATGGCATACAGATCGCCTCACGGAAGAAGAGTGGGAGGAAATTTATGGCGAAAAGAAAAAGTAA
- a CDS encoding DUF6070 family protein gives MAKRKSKKKFFMILLFVLLLVTVGVVGYCNQRRIKEKNVSKEVENSSMEKDNEEEKVLEKGYNLPVDNSEKEEAENDCKKVMEVIADLYKGAEKGESSNVVLSDQTIMEMLEKIKEMGYPVMDEQVYSDIENYEVVDDFLQKCIDGKSGAIPIYQIRSDGGIGRSKFIFNGKDMYVLAASAVWNQENKPGIVYISYTRIKEWDYTEEGCFCFELCVPEPPEVTEIVDGSCMIKVKPMNDE, from the coding sequence ATGGCGAAAAGAAAAAGTAAGAAAAAGTTTTTTATGATATTACTTTTTGTATTACTATTAGTTACAGTAGGGGTGGTGGGATATTGTAACCAAAGAAGAATAAAAGAAAAAAATGTTTCAAAAGAAGTAGAGAATTCATCCATGGAAAAAGATAACGAAGAAGAAAAAGTATTGGAAAAGGGATACAATCTGCCGGTGGATAATAGCGAAAAGGAAGAAGCAGAAAATGATTGCAAAAAGGTGATGGAAGTTATCGCGGATCTATACAAAGGGGCCGAAAAAGGAGAAAGTTCTAACGTTGTGCTGTCAGATCAGACCATCATGGAAATGCTGGAAAAAATAAAGGAAATGGGATATCCGGTTATGGATGAACAAGTCTATTCCGATATAGAAAATTATGAGGTGGTAGATGATTTTTTACAAAAATGCATAGATGGAAAAAGTGGTGCGATTCCCATATATCAGATTCGTTCTGATGGTGGTATCGGAAGAAGTAAATTTATTTTCAATGGAAAAGATATGTATGTATTAGCTGCCAGTGCAGTCTGGAACCAGGAAAATAAGCCCGGGATTGTATACATTTCTTATACCAGAATCAAAGAGTGGGATTACACGGAAGAAGGCTGCTTTTGCTTTGAATTGTGCGTTCCCGAGCCACCGGAGGTTACTGAAATTGTAGATGGGAGCTGTATGATAAAAGTTAAACCAATGAATGATGAATAG
- a CDS encoding WD40/YVTN/BNR-like repeat-containing protein has protein sequence MKRKRKIVWLIVGILVSLILILAGSFWYMTKCRYAEVDTQTSPDERCQLTLQMKGEPEWPFGSTYGRIVVRYDDKIIKKIEFEIRDDGATLRKENWHVVWGVAGVQITLTGSELDEQVLQILYDGSEEFDGYSEEQITAEMEKRYGNIRACGKEGNLYCYDTGKFSFLVQNDLVMSDNYKMEYYRYLTDSYFAGRNRAHEYEESGDGIDKTYTLMISLNSSQSEEKEWFCSDVVNWLLYVMKELPCEENEELYRVIKIEYGEEIFTYRFSDLQHFTEENVSDVYNDLYDFVEKKLAEDYKSKVSSKEDTEEAENIELTGEEIQHYLSLKPDCSYETSDGVEYRMIPVDRACGSSYYALVATADGGESAVMVNPDPYLGSGGGAKWITFLQDGQTGFSCLTYSGGTYGRLYRTEDGGKNFEVVEYPSAKIKLSDGTYYNPFVMPEKVYENDGKLYMEVGQGADGDYYGEKGFCNGLYESEDNGKTWEYVKEIVVQ, from the coding sequence ATGAAAAGAAAGAGAAAAATAGTTTGGCTCATAGTAGGAATTTTGGTAAGTTTAATTCTTATTTTAGCAGGAAGCTTTTGGTATATGACGAAATGCAGATATGCGGAGGTTGATACACAGACATCACCGGATGAACGGTGTCAGCTCACACTACAGATGAAGGGAGAGCCGGAATGGCCTTTTGGCAGTACTTACGGGAGAATTGTTGTCAGATATGATGACAAAATCATAAAAAAGATAGAATTTGAAATTCGGGATGATGGTGCAACGCTTCGCAAAGAAAACTGGCACGTTGTTTGGGGCGTGGCAGGGGTTCAGATTACCTTAACAGGAAGCGAACTGGATGAACAGGTTTTGCAGATTTTGTATGATGGATCGGAAGAATTTGACGGTTACAGCGAGGAGCAGATAACAGCGGAAATGGAAAAACGTTATGGAAATATTCGTGCTTGTGGCAAGGAGGGGAATCTCTATTGCTATGATACCGGTAAGTTTTCCTTTTTGGTACAGAATGATTTGGTAATGAGCGATAATTATAAAATGGAGTATTACCGTTATTTGACTGATTCCTATTTCGCAGGACGGAATAGAGCTCATGAGTATGAAGAAAGCGGAGATGGAATCGATAAAACGTATACGTTGATGATCTCTTTGAACTCATCTCAAAGTGAGGAGAAGGAGTGGTTTTGCTCTGATGTTGTGAATTGGTTACTTTACGTTATGAAAGAGCTTCCTTGTGAGGAAAATGAAGAACTCTATAGGGTGATAAAAATTGAATATGGAGAAGAGATATTTACCTATCGATTTTCAGACTTGCAGCACTTTACAGAAGAGAATGTTTCGGATGTATATAATGATTTATATGATTTTGTAGAAAAAAAATTAGCAGAGGATTATAAGTCAAAAGTGTCTTCAAAAGAAGATACCGAAGAAGCAGAAAACATAGAATTAACAGGAGAAGAGATACAACATTATTTATCGTTGAAACCGGATTGCAGCTATGAAACTTCTGATGGTGTAGAATATCGAATGATTCCGGTTGACCGGGCATGTGGTAGTAGTTACTATGCGCTGGTTGCTACCGCAGATGGGGGAGAGAGTGCCGTTATGGTTAATCCGGATCCTTATTTGGGCAGTGGTGGAGGTGCCAAATGGATTACATTTTTGCAGGATGGACAAACCGGATTTTCTTGTCTGACATATAGCGGTGGAACATACGGAAGGCTTTATCGAACAGAAGATGGAGGCAAAAACTTTGAAGTGGTAGAATATCCATCTGCTAAAATAAAACTTTCGGATGGAACGTATTATAATCCTTTTGTTATGCCGGAAAAAGTCTATGAAAATGATGGAAAACTTTACATGGAAGTCGGACAGGGAGCAGATGGAGACTATTATGGAGAGAAAGGTTTCTGTAATGGTCTGTACGAATCGGAGGACAATGGAAAGACATGGGAATATGTAAAGGAAATAGTCGTACAGTAA
- a CDS encoding BlaR1 family beta-lactam sensor/signal transducer has protein sequence MGNFMIHFFICNIFIGIIIGVLRAVKRLFKNSLTSRMQYNLWFLLLGLLTVPFLPIQAIGFPQIFSWLGQFKHTSATKTANVIDAATRTPSGTENWINDFSVSVTQEGASSLNIALFCIWLLGILAMLLFMLKSYFRLNRIEHSALPLQNKEVCRLFADCKKELHIHKEISIYSTAYIKSPFTVGFVHPRIYLPIHFISDYDESDCRFMLLHELQHCKHGDALVNGIMNLVNIVYWFNPLIWYSLKEMRNDREIACDSSVLSILSEQDYEAYGNTLINFAEKISLSNFPFASTMGGNIKQIRKRIINIASYQQKNHFQKVRGAFSCFLISFLLLGSAPLLSTNAANKDTYQLKENSNSISYVDLSSYFDAYDGCFVLLDSSTENWQIYNKDMAQTRISPDSTYKIYSALLALEEGYITPASNHMKWNGEAYPFAEWNADQNLTSAFRYSVNWYFQTLDQQAGIDALKKFYNDINYGNHDLSGEIYRFWAESSLKISPMEQVEMLQKLYKNEFNFEETNIQAVKNALWLSSNGNCHLYGKTGTGNMNGENVNGWFIGYVETPDNTYFFATNLQNESAASGAVASEITLKILKDLDIY, from the coding sequence ATGGGAAACTTTATGATTCATTTTTTCATCTGCAATATTTTCATTGGTATTATCATTGGCGTGCTTAGGGCGGTAAAAAGATTATTCAAAAATAGTTTAACGAGCCGGATGCAGTACAACCTATGGTTTCTGCTTCTCGGACTCCTTACCGTTCCTTTTCTCCCTATTCAGGCAATTGGATTCCCTCAGATTTTCTCATGGCTTGGGCAATTCAAACATACATCGGCAACAAAAACAGCAAACGTTATAGATGCAGCTACACGCACCCCATCCGGTACCGAAAACTGGATAAATGACTTTAGTGTCTCTGTAACTCAAGAGGGAGCCTCTAGCTTAAACATTGCTCTTTTCTGTATCTGGCTACTTGGTATTTTGGCAATGCTTCTTTTTATGCTAAAATCATATTTTCGCTTAAATCGTATCGAACACTCTGCCCTGCCGCTTCAAAATAAAGAAGTTTGTAGGTTATTTGCCGACTGCAAAAAAGAGTTACATATCCATAAAGAAATTTCTATTTACAGTACCGCTTACATAAAGTCCCCCTTTACTGTTGGCTTCGTACATCCTCGCATTTATCTTCCTATTCATTTCATCTCTGATTATGATGAATCCGATTGCCGTTTCATGCTACTGCACGAACTGCAGCACTGCAAACACGGCGATGCTCTTGTAAATGGGATTATGAATCTTGTGAACATTGTATATTGGTTTAACCCTCTCATTTGGTATTCCCTAAAAGAGATGCGAAACGACCGGGAAATTGCCTGCGATTCCTCCGTATTAAGCATATTGAGCGAACAGGATTACGAAGCATACGGAAACACACTTATTAATTTTGCAGAAAAAATCTCGCTTTCTAACTTTCCTTTTGCTTCTACTATGGGTGGAAATATAAAGCAAATTAGAAAAAGGATTATTAATATCGCTTCTTATCAGCAGAAAAATCACTTTCAAAAAGTAAGAGGCGCTTTCTCCTGTTTTTTGATTTCCTTCCTCTTACTTGGGTCTGCGCCTTTGCTTTCTACAAATGCTGCCAACAAAGATACCTATCAATTAAAAGAGAACAGCAACTCTATTTCTTATGTTGACTTGTCCTCTTATTTTGATGCTTATGATGGTTGTTTTGTTCTATTGGATTCTTCTACGGAAAACTGGCAGATTTATAACAAAGACATGGCACAGACACGCATTTCACCGGATTCAACCTACAAAATATACAGCGCCCTGCTTGCTTTAGAAGAAGGATATATCACCCCTGCCTCCAATCACATGAAATGGAATGGAGAGGCATATCCCTTTGCCGAATGGAATGCCGACCAGAACCTTACCTCTGCTTTTCGATACTCTGTAAACTGGTACTTTCAAACTTTAGACCAGCAGGCCGGCATAGACGCTCTGAAAAAATTTTATAACGATATTAATTATGGAAACCATGACCTATCCGGTGAAATATATCGTTTTTGGGCAGAATCTTCCCTGAAAATTTCTCCAATGGAACAAGTTGAGATGCTCCAAAAACTTTACAAAAATGAATTCAATTTTGAAGAAACAAATATTCAAGCCGTAAAAAATGCTCTTTGGCTCTCTTCGAATGGCAACTGTCATTTATACGGAAAAACAGGAACCGGAAACATGAACGGTGAGAATGTAAATGGATGGTTTATCGGTTATGTGGAAACTCCTGACAATACCTATTTCTTTGCCACCAATCTTCAAAATGAGTCAGCTGCAAGTGGTGCCGTTGCAAGTGAAATCACCTTGAAGATTTTAAAGGACCTTGATATATATTAA
- a CDS encoding BlaI/MecI/CopY family transcriptional regulator: MSNLPQISEAEFEVMKIVWKYAPISTNEITEKLTQTTSWSPKTIQTLIKRLVNKGALSYEKQSRVFIYTPLVRESEYISQESSSFLKRFYNGDITAMLSAYIENDKLSESEIDNLRSILSKSSKKGRK; this comes from the coding sequence ATGAGCAATTTGCCACAAATATCGGAAGCTGAATTTGAAGTTATGAAAATTGTATGGAAATATGCTCCAATCAGCACCAATGAAATAACAGAGAAATTGACACAGACCACGAGCTGGAGCCCTAAGACAATACAAACCCTGATTAAACGTCTGGTGAACAAAGGTGCTCTGTCCTATGAAAAACAAAGCCGCGTATTTATTTATACTCCCCTAGTCAGAGAAAGCGAATACATCAGTCAGGAAAGCAGCTCTTTTTTGAAACGTTTTTATAATGGCGATATTACTGCCATGCTGTCTGCATATATAGAAAACGACAAGCTTTCTGAATCAGAAATTGATAACCTTCGTTCCATTCTCTCCAAGAGTTCCAAAAAAGGAAGGAAATAA